Proteins encoded within one genomic window of Lactococcus garvieae:
- the ybeY gene encoding rRNA maturation RNase YbeY, whose protein sequence is MYIELVDETKQVSKEIIEQTEKLLEFAADYIKLADSKEMSVTFVDNARSQEINLEYREKDAPTDVISLEYKPDEAEFFFDEDMDIPEELMEELDPFIGELFISIDKAAEQAAEYGHSLEREYGWLSVHGFLHINGYDHYTPEEEAEMFGLQEEILTAYGLKR, encoded by the coding sequence ATGTATATAGAATTAGTTGATGAGACGAAGCAAGTTTCAAAAGAAATTATTGAACAAACAGAGAAGTTATTAGAATTTGCTGCGGATTATATCAAACTTGCAGATTCAAAAGAAATGTCTGTGACTTTTGTCGATAATGCACGTTCACAAGAAATTAATTTGGAATATAGAGAAAAAGATGCACCCACAGATGTTATCTCTCTGGAATATAAACCAGATGAAGCAGAGTTCTTCTTTGATGAAGATATGGACATCCCAGAAGAATTGATGGAGGAGTTAGATCCTTTTATCGGTGAACTTTTTATTTCAATTGATAAAGCTGCAGAGCAAGCAGCAGAATATGGTCATTCACTTGAACGTGAATATGGCTGGTTATCCGTTCATGGCTTCTTACATATTAATGGCTACGATCATTATACCCCAGAAGAAGAAGCAGAGATGTTCGGACTTCAAGAGGAGATTTTGACTGCGTATGGGCTCAAAAGATAA
- a CDS encoding DUF1934 domain-containing protein, translating to MKIIIRNRIVIDGQEEFIRETFEGDVKKLGNKIALYYKNAEEEKVLIKFDETELSMTRYAEKPVVMRFHKELPTHTLYEGLGRLEILTDGLQMDEELKHVKLKYRLAQNDIPIGEYRMRIDWKKN from the coding sequence ATGAAAATTATTATTAGGAATCGTATTGTCATTGATGGACAAGAAGAATTTATTCGAGAAACATTTGAAGGTGATGTAAAAAAATTAGGAAATAAAATTGCTTTGTACTACAAAAATGCAGAGGAAGAAAAAGTCCTTATAAAGTTTGATGAAACGGAGTTGAGCATGACACGTTATGCTGAAAAGCCAGTAGTTATGCGTTTTCACAAGGAGTTACCTACACATACGCTCTATGAAGGATTAGGGCGTTTAGAAATTTTGACAGATGGTTTACAGATGGATGAAGAATTAAAACACGTGAAGTTAAAATACCGCTTAGCTCAAAATGATATACCTATAGGTGAATATCGCATGAGAATTGATTGGAAAAAGAATTAA
- the rplU gene encoding 50S ribosomal protein L21, with protein sequence MSNYAIIKTGGKQVKVEEGQVIYVEKLNVEAGQTVTFDEVVLVGGATTKVGAPLVSGATVVGEVEKHGKQKKVVTFQYKPKKHSHRKQGHRQPYTKVVIKSINA encoded by the coding sequence ATGTCAAACTACGCAATCATCAAAACTGGTGGTAAACAAGTCAAAGTTGAAGAAGGACAAGTTATCTATGTTGAAAAACTTAACGTAGAAGCAGGTCAAACTGTAACTTTTGACGAAGTTGTTCTTGTCGGCGGTGCTACTACTAAAGTTGGTGCTCCACTCGTTTCAGGTGCAACAGTTGTCGGTGAAGTTGAAAAACATGGTAAACAAAAGAAAGTTGTTACTTTCCAATACAAACCTAAAAAACACTCACACCGTAAACAAGGTCACCGTCAACCTTATACTAAGGTTGTTATCAAATCAATCAACGCTTAA
- a CDS encoding PhoH family protein: MARHSVEFKLDNPEDAVLLFGSQDKNAQLIESQLGVDINYRGEMVQIMADNELAPEQARKVLQALLVLISRGLPVHSSDAMIAVKMMLEDNIENFITLYEIELTKDAVGTPIRLKNVGQKLYVDSVKQHDVVFGIGPAGTGKTFLAVVMAVQALRNGQVKRIILTRPAVEAGENLGFLPGDLQEKVDPYLRPVYDALFQILGKSATERMMERGIIEIAPLAYMRGRTLDDAFVILDEAQNTTTMQMKMFLTRLGFNSKMIVNGDISQIDLPSKAKSGLIDAKEKLLGINSIDFVYFTAKDVVRHPVVAQIINAYEKKGE, translated from the coding sequence TTGGCTAGACATTCCGTAGAATTTAAGTTGGATAATCCAGAAGATGCAGTTTTACTTTTTGGTTCACAAGATAAAAATGCGCAGTTGATAGAATCTCAGCTCGGCGTTGATATTAACTATCGTGGTGAGATGGTTCAGATTATGGCTGACAATGAGCTCGCGCCTGAACAAGCACGCAAGGTGTTACAAGCACTTTTAGTCTTGATTTCACGTGGTTTACCCGTGCACAGTTCAGATGCGATGATTGCTGTCAAAATGATGCTGGAAGATAATATCGAAAATTTCATAACCCTGTATGAAATTGAGTTGACTAAAGATGCAGTCGGTACACCTATTCGTTTGAAAAATGTAGGTCAGAAACTTTATGTTGATAGCGTAAAACAACATGATGTAGTATTTGGGATTGGGCCTGCGGGTACAGGGAAGACTTTTCTTGCCGTTGTTATGGCCGTTCAGGCTTTACGGAATGGTCAAGTTAAACGTATTATCTTGACTCGCCCTGCCGTAGAAGCTGGTGAAAATCTAGGCTTCTTACCTGGTGACTTACAAGAAAAAGTAGATCCTTATTTACGTCCAGTTTATGATGCCTTATTTCAGATTTTAGGAAAAAGTGCAACAGAGCGAATGATGGAGAGAGGAATCATCGAAATCGCGCCCTTAGCATATATGCGTGGGCGTACTTTGGATGATGCTTTTGTCATCTTAGATGAAGCACAAAATACAACAACCATGCAAATGAAAATGTTCTTGACACGATTAGGATTTAACTCCAAGATGATTGTTAATGGCGATATTTCACAGATTGACTTACCTTCCAAGGCTAAATCAGGTTTGATTGATGCTAAAGAAAAGCTTTTGGGCATAAATAGTATTGATTTTGTTTATTTCACAGCTAAGGATGTGGTTCGTCATCCTGTGGTGGCTCAAATCATCAATGCGTACGAGAAAAAAGGGGAGTAA
- a CDS encoding diacylglycerol kinase family protein yields the protein MGSKDNEKDVKIFNKEDFADGEVPESSERKRWKNTNVISSMEFAITGIWTAFKEERNMRKHAFSAVLALIFGIVFHIHEFEWLFLFLAIFLVFTAELLNSAIENVVDLAADYQFHLRAKRSKDMAAGAVLVISGFALLVAVFIFLPKIWSLLF from the coding sequence ATGGGCTCAAAAGATAATGAAAAAGATGTAAAAATTTTCAACAAAGAAGATTTTGCGGATGGAGAAGTCCCTGAGAGTTCAGAGCGAAAACGGTGGAAGAATACCAATGTTATTTCCAGTATGGAATTTGCCATCACTGGTATTTGGACAGCTTTTAAAGAAGAAAGAAACATGCGCAAACATGCTTTCTCAGCTGTTCTGGCTTTGATTTTTGGTATAGTTTTTCACATTCATGAATTTGAATGGCTCTTCCTTTTTCTTGCTATTTTTTTGGTCTTTACAGCTGAGTTATTAAATTCAGCAATTGAAAATGTAGTTGATTTGGCTGCAGATTATCAGTTTCATTTACGCGCTAAAAGATCCAAAGATATGGCTGCGGGAGCTGTCTTAGTGATATCTGGCTTTGCCTTACTTGTTGCTGTCTTTATTTTTCTGCCGAAGATTTGGAGTCTTTTATTTTAG
- a CDS encoding alanine dehydrogenase, with product MKIAVVKDLKQGESRVGMTPENVKILVEAGHTLYVEDNAGFGAGFPNEQYIAAGAEIVEREKAWKAEMMVRVKEPLEEEYQYLKEGQIIWGFLHLPANKACVEKMIEMNVTAFSAENIAADGIFPLLKPLSAIAGRRAVNLGQYYLEKQHGGQGILLPGIPDSGIEAGHIVIFGGGTAAENAADIALSIGCSVVILELNDKRIQELEKHYSGKNIQIIKSTTEALEEHIKEADVFISTILIPGAKPPKLVKEYMVKSMKAGSVIVDIAIDQGGTVETIEHATSHADPVFIKHNVIHYAVPNMPGATPRTSTLVMSKGNIEYLKLIADQGLDKALAGSTSLTSGMSVYKGQIVSRALSDSINLTYTEKK from the coding sequence ATGAAAATTGCCGTAGTAAAAGACTTGAAACAAGGGGAATCACGTGTCGGTATGACGCCGGAAAATGTAAAAATTTTGGTAGAAGCCGGGCATACGCTGTATGTCGAAGATAATGCAGGTTTTGGTGCTGGCTTTCCAAATGAGCAGTATATCGCAGCGGGTGCCGAGATAGTTGAACGTGAAAAAGCTTGGAAAGCAGAAATGATGGTTCGCGTAAAAGAGCCTTTAGAGGAAGAATATCAATATCTCAAAGAGGGACAAATAATCTGGGGTTTTTTACATCTACCTGCGAACAAAGCTTGTGTTGAAAAAATGATAGAAATGAATGTGACTGCTTTTTCGGCTGAAAATATCGCTGCGGATGGAATTTTTCCATTACTCAAACCCTTGAGTGCAATTGCAGGGAGACGTGCGGTCAACCTTGGGCAATATTATTTAGAAAAACAACATGGTGGGCAAGGGATTCTTCTCCCAGGTATCCCAGATAGTGGTATCGAAGCAGGACACATCGTAATATTTGGTGGTGGTACTGCCGCCGAAAATGCAGCAGATATTGCTTTGAGTATAGGGTGTTCTGTGGTTATTTTGGAGTTGAATGATAAGCGTATTCAAGAGCTGGAAAAACACTACTCAGGAAAGAATATTCAGATTATCAAGTCAACGACTGAAGCTTTGGAAGAGCATATCAAGGAAGCTGATGTCTTTATCTCGACAATTCTCATCCCAGGCGCTAAGCCTCCGAAACTTGTGAAAGAATATATGGTTAAGTCCATGAAAGCAGGATCAGTAATTGTTGATATTGCAATTGATCAGGGTGGGACAGTTGAGACGATTGAACATGCAACAAGCCACGCAGATCCTGTGTTTATAAAGCACAACGTTATTCATTATGCTGTGCCAAATATGCCAGGAGCTACACCAAGGACATCAACATTAGTAATGTCTAAAGGAAATATTGAGTACCTGAAGCTCATTGCAGATCAGGGATTAGATAAAGCTTTAGCAGGAAGTACTTCTCTTACTTCTGGAATGAGTGTTTATAAAGGACAGATAGTTTCTCGTGCTTTATCAGATTCTATAAATCTTACTTACACAGAGAAAAAATAA
- a CDS encoding rhodanese-related sulfurtransferase: protein MTILHNKISNKELKERLAAETEPRTTISFYKYFNIADPQQFRDDLYTKFEALKVFGRVYIANEGINAQISVPTSNLENFKATLYQTAPELDGLRLNYAITDDGKSFWVLRMKVRNKIVADGIDDPTFDPSDVGHYLKADEVNEMLGKEDTIFVDMRNHYEYEVGHFKNAVEVPSATFREQLPMAVDMLQDAKDKNIVMYCTGGIRCEKASAFMKHEGFENVYHVEGGIIEYARKAKEQDLPVEFIGKNFVFDERMGERITDDVLSTCPQCGEACDMHTNCKNKACHRLFIQCANCAERFEGCCSQSCIEELSLSDEEINALIVERTADPTFFTKGRS, encoded by the coding sequence TCCAATAAAGAATTAAAAGAACGTTTAGCAGCTGAAACAGAGCCTCGTACAACGATTTCTTTTTATAAATATTTTAATATTGCGGATCCGCAACAATTTCGTGATGACTTGTATACGAAATTTGAAGCTTTAAAAGTATTTGGACGTGTTTATATCGCGAATGAAGGAATTAATGCACAAATCAGTGTGCCTACTTCAAATTTAGAAAACTTCAAAGCAACCCTTTATCAGACTGCTCCTGAGTTAGATGGACTTCGTCTCAATTATGCCATTACCGATGATGGGAAGTCTTTCTGGGTATTGCGTATGAAAGTTCGTAACAAGATTGTAGCAGATGGGATTGATGACCCAACTTTCGACCCTTCAGATGTTGGGCATTATCTCAAAGCAGATGAAGTTAATGAAATGCTTGGGAAAGAAGACACTATCTTTGTTGACATGCGTAACCATTATGAATATGAAGTAGGGCATTTTAAAAACGCTGTAGAAGTTCCCTCAGCAACTTTCCGTGAACAATTACCTATGGCTGTAGATATGCTCCAAGATGCCAAGGATAAAAACATTGTGATGTACTGCACGGGAGGTATCCGTTGTGAAAAAGCCAGTGCTTTTATGAAACATGAAGGTTTTGAAAATGTTTATCATGTTGAAGGTGGGATTATCGAATATGCACGTAAGGCCAAAGAGCAAGATTTGCCTGTCGAATTTATCGGTAAGAATTTTGTCTTTGATGAACGGATGGGAGAGCGTATCACAGACGATGTTCTCTCCACATGCCCACAATGTGGTGAAGCATGTGATATGCACACAAACTGTAAAAATAAAGCATGTCATCGCTTGTTTATCCAGTGTGCCAACTGTGCGGAACGTTTTGAAGGGTGTTGTTCACAAAGTTGTATTGAGGAGCTCAGCTTATCCGATGAAGAGATAAATGCACTTATCGTCGAACGTACAGCAGACCCAACTTTCTTTACTAAAGGAAGAAGTTAA
- the rpmA gene encoding 50S ribosomal protein L27, with the protein MLELNLQLFAHKKGGGSTSNGRDSQAKRLGAKASDGELVSGGSILFRQRGTHIHPGTNVGRGGDDTLFAKIEGHVKFEMKRGKKHVSVYPAVAK; encoded by the coding sequence ATGCTTGAACTTAATCTGCAACTCTTCGCCCACAAAAAAGGTGGGGGTTCTACTTCCAATGGTCGTGACTCACAAGCTAAACGTCTTGGTGCTAAAGCATCTGACGGTGAACTTGTAAGCGGCGGTTCAATCCTTTTCCGTCAACGTGGTACACATATCCATCCAGGTACTAACGTTGGTCGTGGTGGCGATGACACTCTTTTCGCTAAAATCGAAGGACACGTTAAATTTGAAATGAAACGTGGTAAAAAACATGTTTCAGTTTACCCAGCAGTAGCTAAATAA
- a CDS encoding NUDIX hydrolase encodes MSEGYVLDLRKILGSRPLVVACASLIIYNEDGILLQKRKDTGNWSYHGGSIEPGETSEEAASRELFEEVGLTVESMDLFTVCSGEEQHFCYPNGDEVHVIDIVYASNDFTGQMILEESEVLDAKWFPFDQLPENIMTSTKTPLLNFAKQMLEQNKHI; translated from the coding sequence ATGTCTGAAGGTTACGTTCTTGATTTACGTAAAATACTCGGTTCTCGTCCACTTGTCGTTGCTTGTGCCAGCCTCATTATCTATAATGAAGATGGGATTTTACTACAAAAACGTAAAGATACCGGAAACTGGTCTTACCATGGAGGTTCTATTGAACCGGGTGAAACATCGGAAGAAGCAGCGAGCAGAGAACTTTTTGAAGAGGTAGGATTGACTGTAGAAAGCATGGATTTGTTTACAGTATGTTCTGGAGAAGAACAGCATTTTTGCTATCCTAATGGAGATGAAGTCCATGTGATTGATATTGTTTATGCGAGCAATGATTTTACAGGACAAATGATTTTGGAAGAAAGTGAAGTTCTGGATGCAAAGTGGTTTCCTTTTGATCAATTGCCAGAAAATATCATGACATCTACAAAAACGCCTCTCTTAAATTTTGCGAAGCAAATGTTAGAACAGAATAAGCATATATAA
- the yidA gene encoding sugar-phosphatase produces the protein MIKLIAIDIDGTLLDPERKITPEVKQAITQAKAAGVKVVITTGRPLMGVHGILEELELTDYSDYVITYNGALVQRATGEEFIMETLEAEDVLDIDAAARKVGVHMHAITKKGIYTTNRDIGKYTIHEASLVNMPLYFRQPEEIAALEVAKVMMIDEPEILDDAIAYLPFEFFERYNMVKSTPFYLEFMNKKASKGNAVLHLAKKLFLEVDELMAIGDQENDRSMLEAVGNPVVMGNGKEDLKKIAKYITKSNAESGVAHAINEWVLKDYE, from the coding sequence ATGATTAAACTTATAGCAATTGACATTGATGGCACTTTACTAGATCCAGAACGTAAAATCACACCAGAAGTTAAGCAAGCAATCACTCAAGCAAAAGCTGCTGGGGTAAAAGTTGTTATCACAACAGGTCGTCCGCTTATGGGCGTACATGGAATTCTTGAAGAACTTGAGTTAACAGACTACAGTGACTATGTCATCACCTATAATGGTGCTTTGGTACAACGTGCGACGGGTGAAGAATTCATCATGGAGACTTTGGAAGCTGAAGATGTCCTTGATATTGATGCAGCGGCACGTAAAGTTGGCGTACATATGCACGCCATTACGAAAAAAGGTATCTATACAACAAACAGAGATATCGGCAAGTACACTATCCACGAGGCTTCTTTAGTTAATATGCCCCTCTACTTCCGTCAACCTGAAGAAATCGCTGCACTTGAAGTTGCAAAAGTGATGATGATTGATGAACCAGAAATTCTGGATGATGCCATTGCTTACTTGCCATTTGAGTTCTTTGAACGCTACAACATGGTTAAATCAACACCTTTCTACTTGGAATTTATGAATAAAAAAGCAAGTAAAGGAAATGCCGTACTCCATTTGGCTAAAAAACTTTTCCTTGAAGTGGATGAGCTGATGGCCATTGGCGACCAAGAAAATGACCGCTCAATGCTTGAAGCTGTGGGCAATCCTGTAGTTATGGGTAATGGTAAAGAAGACTTGAAAAAAATTGCGAAATATATTACTAAGTCTAATGCAGAATCAGGTGTGGCCCATGCAATTAATGAATGGGTTTTGAAAGATTATGAATAA
- a CDS encoding diacylglycerol/lipid kinase family protein, which translates to MKKVKVFYNEKSGKNDGNAVLKTIKNFFNRKENQDTEVEFVNPESPEDAIRLSKKATQENTDLVIALGGDGTINKICGGVFEGGSKSLLGIIPNGTVNNLSKSLHIPQDIEAALENINQGKKQKFDIAKVNDNYMISSMTLGILADIAQNVSSTEKKKFGPLAYLKDAYKVIRHNKTYHICLKYNGQTKEIKTKLLLITMTDTIGGRQALSPDAKVDDGLVRVYSLKEIHLWKILFRLNRLRKGKVENFSEITYLDTDHLEISALSNKKKDIPYSRIDGDKSSPLPLDIKVYRKALTTLVPEKK; encoded by the coding sequence ATGAAAAAAGTAAAAGTATTTTATAATGAAAAATCTGGAAAAAATGATGGAAATGCAGTATTAAAAACAATCAAGAATTTTTTTAATAGGAAGGAAAATCAGGACACTGAAGTTGAGTTTGTTAATCCAGAAAGTCCAGAAGATGCTATTCGCTTATCCAAAAAAGCAACACAAGAGAATACAGACTTAGTCATAGCTCTTGGTGGCGATGGAACAATTAATAAAATTTGTGGCGGTGTTTTTGAAGGTGGAAGCAAGTCACTTTTAGGAATTATTCCAAACGGCACTGTCAATAATCTATCAAAATCTTTACATATCCCGCAAGATATAGAAGCAGCTCTTGAAAATATAAATCAAGGAAAAAAACAAAAATTTGATATTGCTAAAGTAAATGACAACTATATGATTTCTAGCATGACATTAGGTATATTAGCTGATATTGCCCAGAATGTTAGCAGCACAGAAAAGAAAAAATTTGGTCCCTTAGCCTATCTTAAAGATGCTTACAAGGTTATTCGCCATAATAAAACCTATCATATTTGTTTGAAATACAATGGGCAAACAAAAGAAATAAAGACAAAATTATTACTGATCACGATGACCGATACGATTGGTGGCAGACAAGCACTCTCTCCAGACGCTAAAGTTGATGATGGCCTTGTCAGAGTTTATTCACTAAAAGAAATTCACCTTTGGAAGATTTTATTTCGTTTAAATAGACTGCGTAAGGGTAAAGTAGAAAATTTCTCAGAAATAACTTACTTGGATACAGACCATCTTGAAATATCTGCTTTATCAAATAAAAAGAAAGATATTCCATACTCAAGAATTGATGGAGACAAGAGTTCTCCCCTTCCTTTAGACATTAAAGTTTATCGAAAAGCTTTGACAACACTTGTACCAGAAAAGAAGTAG
- a CDS encoding DUF998 domain-containing protein — MKKIFLPKELYDQLDLSDEQEIEVVENNRNSFTIRAKTPTRKEDAARVFLIPTAISTFLFFIASQVMKLNQIHLSGTASISTGVLVIANVVAMTSFIIAFIKKRKELYHTMRPRVYWRTFPSVILSVFIIVTLALVALFWFLNQLFYGLSFDVFTSMLIFAIFSAILNYLLIFTVDTFSIQMMINMLIMVSVGGLVASMAANNNQYWWQKNFSLLGTSESNTSLQFNMTLVVSAALMIALFDYIFVSIREKLGHRIRFMILQILLTLCAVSIALVGLIPNNGTGLAHVMHDVAAQLIVLFMSLSILGIRWFLPDLDKNLYRVSYGLAALIIFGYFLWHPLYYLNLTAFEILSFSLSFAWIMLLINTLVRILFNPRVVYHAEIFKEESKD, encoded by the coding sequence ATGAAAAAAATATTTCTCCCGAAGGAGCTCTATGACCAGCTGGATTTATCAGATGAACAAGAAATTGAGGTCGTTGAAAATAATAGGAATAGTTTTACGATACGGGCTAAAACTCCTACTCGAAAAGAAGATGCTGCCCGCGTCTTCTTGATACCGACAGCTATCAGTACCTTTCTTTTCTTTATTGCCAGCCAAGTTATGAAGTTAAATCAAATTCATCTCTCGGGTACCGCTTCAATCTCTACTGGGGTTTTGGTTATTGCGAACGTGGTAGCGATGACTTCCTTTATTATTGCCTTTATCAAAAAGCGCAAAGAACTTTATCATACAATGCGACCAAGAGTTTATTGGAGAACATTTCCATCCGTTATCCTTTCTGTCTTTATTATTGTAACTTTAGCGCTGGTTGCTCTTTTTTGGTTTTTGAATCAGCTATTTTATGGCTTAAGTTTTGATGTTTTTACTTCAATGCTGATTTTTGCTATTTTCTCGGCGATTTTGAATTACTTGCTCATCTTTACTGTCGATACTTTTTCTATTCAGATGATGATTAATATGTTAATTATGGTTTCCGTCGGTGGACTTGTAGCGAGTATGGCAGCCAATAATAACCAATATTGGTGGCAAAAGAACTTTAGTCTACTCGGAACAAGTGAATCAAACACCAGCCTGCAATTTAACATGACTTTAGTAGTGTCGGCCGCCTTGATGATTGCTCTGTTTGACTATATCTTTGTTTCTATTCGTGAAAAACTAGGCCACCGAATTCGTTTCATGATCTTACAAATTTTGTTGACTTTGTGTGCAGTGTCCATTGCTTTGGTAGGGCTAATCCCTAATAATGGTACGGGTTTGGCACATGTTATGCACGATGTAGCAGCACAGCTGATAGTTCTATTTATGAGTTTATCAATTTTAGGTATACGTTGGTTTTTGCCAGATTTAGATAAAAACCTGTACCGTGTATCTTATGGGCTTGCCGCCTTGATTATCTTTGGCTATTTTTTATGGCATCCTCTGTATTACCTTAACTTAACGGCATTTGAGATTCTTTCATTTAGTTTGTCATTTGCTTGGATTATGCTTCTGATAAATACTCTTGTACGTATACTGTTCAACCCCCGTGTTGTTTATCATGCCGAAATTTTTAAAGAAGAATCAAAAGACTAA
- a CDS encoding HD domain-containing protein, which produces MAHLEKVFRDPVHDYIHVENQTIYDLINTAEFQRLRRIKQLGTSSYTFHGAEHSRFSHCMGVYHIAKTITEWFTKSYPEIWNPEENLVTQCAALLHDVGHGAYSHTFEGLFGTDHEAMTREIITSPETEINAVLRRVSPNFPAQVASVISHDYPNPQVVQLISSQIDADRMDYLLRDAYYTGAVYGQFDLTRILRVIAPDKKGIVFRVSGMHAVEDYIVSRYQMYMQVYFHPASRSMEVILQNLLKRAKILYQTEQEYFARTSPCLVPFFENKQNLHHYLSLDDGVMNTYFQAWMSHEDKILSELACMYINRHLLKSVEFNQGQEQQLDLFSSDASLLDKLRALVDKAGFDSQYFTGTHSNFDLPYDFYRPNSNKPRTQIEILKKDGGLTELSEVSPIVASLAGTIHGNSRFYFPKVMLDNPEFMHLIRTNI; this is translated from the coding sequence ATGGCACATCTCGAAAAAGTCTTTCGCGACCCCGTCCATGACTATATACATGTCGAAAATCAAACAATCTATGATTTAATTAACACTGCCGAATTTCAACGGCTTCGTCGTATCAAACAACTTGGAACTTCTTCTTATACCTTTCATGGTGCAGAGCATAGTCGTTTTTCTCATTGTATGGGCGTCTATCATATCGCTAAAACCATCACTGAATGGTTCACCAAAAGCTATCCCGAAATCTGGAACCCAGAAGAAAACTTAGTCACCCAATGTGCTGCTTTATTGCATGACGTTGGGCATGGGGCTTATTCTCATACCTTTGAAGGGCTTTTTGGAACAGATCATGAAGCTATGACACGTGAAATTATTACTTCACCAGAAACCGAGATTAATGCGGTATTGCGTCGTGTTAGCCCAAACTTTCCCGCACAGGTCGCATCAGTCATTTCACACGACTATCCTAATCCACAAGTTGTACAGCTTATTTCAAGTCAGATTGATGCCGACCGTATGGACTATCTACTGCGTGATGCTTACTATACTGGTGCTGTTTATGGGCAGTTTGATTTGACAAGAATTTTACGTGTCATTGCCCCCGATAAAAAAGGAATTGTCTTCAGAGTTTCGGGTATGCACGCGGTCGAGGATTATATTGTTAGTCGCTATCAAATGTATATGCAAGTTTATTTCCATCCTGCCAGTCGCTCTATGGAAGTTATCCTACAAAACCTACTGAAGAGAGCAAAAATCTTATATCAAACTGAGCAAGAATATTTTGCTCGAACAAGTCCATGCCTGGTGCCTTTCTTTGAAAACAAGCAAAACTTACATCACTATCTTTCACTAGATGATGGTGTCATGAATACTTATTTTCAGGCTTGGATGTCGCACGAAGATAAGATTTTATCTGAACTTGCCTGTATGTATATTAATCGTCATTTGCTCAAATCAGTAGAGTTCAATCAGGGACAAGAGCAACAGCTGGATTTGTTCAGTTCAGATGCTTCACTTCTGGATAAGCTCAGGGCATTGGTTGATAAGGCAGGATTTGATTCTCAATACTTCACTGGTACACATAGTAACTTTGATTTGCCTTATGATTTTTATCGTCCAAATTCCAATAAACCACGGACACAGATTGAGATTTTGAAGAAAGATGGGGGCTTAACCGAACTTTCTGAAGTTTCTCCCATTGTGGCTAGTCTTGCTGGAACAATACACGGGAACAGTCGCTTTTATTTTCCAAAAGTTATGCTTGATAATCCTGAATTTATGCACTTAATTCGCACAAATATTTAA
- a CDS encoding ribosomal-processing cysteine protease Prp has protein sequence MIEAVIRTKRDKIVSYEISGHAESGEYGHDVVCAAVSVLSITTANNLYEMAKIKPIANMEDGYLYVEIPLSTPERQGELAQTLLQAFVNAMREVSNNYSQYITLKIENGGQYNA, from the coding sequence ATGATTGAAGCGGTTATCAGGACAAAGCGAGATAAAATAGTTTCCTATGAAATCTCGGGACATGCTGAATCTGGCGAATATGGTCACGATGTGGTCTGTGCAGCTGTTAGCGTGTTGTCAATTACAACAGCAAATAACCTCTATGAAATGGCAAAGATTAAACCCATTGCCAATATGGAAGATGGTTATCTTTATGTTGAAATACCTTTGAGTACTCCTGAAAGACAAGGCGAATTGGCTCAAACACTACTTCAAGCATTTGTAAATGCTATGCGTGAAGTATCAAATAATTACAGCCAATACATTACACTTAAAATTGAAAATGGAGGGCAATATAATGCTTGA